In Streptomyces ambofaciens ATCC 23877, a single genomic region encodes these proteins:
- the pepN gene encoding aminopeptidase N, whose product MPGTNLTREEARQRAKLLTVDSYEIELDLTGAQSGEGTYRSVTTVRFDVAEGGGESFIDLVAPTVHEVTLNGDALDAAEVFQDSRIALPGLLPGRNILRVVADCAYTNTGEGLHRFVDPVDDQAYLYTQFEVPDARRVFASFEQPDLKATFQFTVKAPEGWTVISNSPTPEPRDDVWVFEPTPRISSYVTALIVGPYHSVHSVYEKDGQSVPLGIYCRPSLAEHLDADAIFEVTRQGFEWFQEKFDYPYPFAKYDQLFVPEFNAGAMENAGAVTIRDQYVFRSKVTDAAYEVRAATILHELAHMWFGDLVTMEWWNDLWLNESFATYAEAACQADAPGSKWPHSWTTFANQMKTWAYRQDQLPSTHPIMADISDLDDVLVNFDGITYAKGASVLKQLVAYVGEDAFFRGVQAYFKRHAFGNTRLSDLLGALEETSGRDLKTWSKAWLETAGINVLRPEIETDAEGVVTSFAIRQEAPALPAGAKGEPTLRPHRIAIGAYDLDGNGKLVRGDRVELDVDGELTAVPQLVGKPRPAVLLLNDDDLSYAKVRLDEQSLAVVTEHLGDFTESLPRALCWASAWDMTRDAELATRDYLSLVLSGIGKESDIGVVQSLHRQVKLAIDQYAAPTARETLLARWTEATLAHLRAAEAGSDHQLAWARAFAATARTPEQLDLLDALLDGTTTIEGLAVDTELRWAFVQRLAAVGRFGGSEIAAEYERDRTAAGERHAATARAARPTEAAKAEAWESVVESDKLPNAVQESVIAGFVQTDQRELLAPYTERYFEALKGVWESRSHEMAQQIAVGLYPAVQVSQETLDRTDAWLASAEPNAALRRLVSESRSGVERALRAQAADAAAAGE is encoded by the coding sequence GTGCCTGGCACAAACCTGACTCGCGAAGAGGCGCGGCAGCGGGCGAAGCTGCTGACCGTTGACTCGTACGAGATCGAGCTCGACCTCACCGGCGCGCAGAGTGGGGAGGGGACCTACCGGTCCGTGACCACGGTGCGCTTCGACGTCGCGGAGGGCGGCGGCGAGTCCTTCATCGACCTGGTCGCGCCGACGGTCCACGAGGTGACGCTCAACGGCGACGCCCTCGACGCCGCCGAGGTGTTCCAGGACTCCCGCATCGCTCTGCCGGGGCTGCTGCCGGGCCGCAACATCCTGCGCGTGGTCGCGGACTGCGCGTACACCAACACCGGCGAGGGCCTGCACCGCTTCGTGGACCCGGTCGACGACCAGGCCTACCTCTACACGCAGTTCGAGGTGCCGGACGCGCGCCGGGTCTTCGCCTCCTTCGAGCAGCCGGACCTCAAGGCGACCTTCCAGTTCACCGTGAAGGCCCCCGAGGGCTGGACGGTCATCTCCAACTCGCCGACCCCCGAGCCCCGGGACGACGTCTGGGTCTTCGAGCCGACCCCGCGCATCTCGTCGTACGTCACGGCGCTGATCGTCGGCCCCTACCACTCGGTGCACAGCGTGTACGAGAAGGACGGCCAGTCGGTGCCGCTCGGCATCTACTGCCGGCCCTCGCTCGCCGAGCACCTCGACGCGGACGCCATCTTCGAGGTGACCCGGCAGGGCTTCGAGTGGTTCCAGGAGAAGTTCGACTACCCGTACCCCTTCGCCAAGTACGACCAGCTCTTCGTGCCGGAGTTCAACGCGGGCGCGATGGAGAACGCGGGCGCGGTGACCATCCGCGACCAGTACGTGTTCCGTTCGAAGGTGACGGACGCCGCGTACGAGGTGCGGGCGGCGACGATCCTGCACGAGCTGGCGCACATGTGGTTCGGCGACCTGGTCACCATGGAGTGGTGGAACGACCTGTGGCTGAACGAGTCGTTCGCCACCTACGCCGAGGCCGCCTGCCAGGCCGACGCGCCCGGCTCGAAGTGGCCGCACTCGTGGACGACGTTCGCCAACCAGATGAAGACCTGGGCGTACCGGCAGGACCAGCTGCCGTCCACGCACCCGATCATGGCGGACATCAGCGACCTGGACGACGTGCTCGTCAACTTCGACGGCATCACGTACGCCAAGGGCGCCTCGGTGCTCAAGCAGCTCGTGGCCTACGTCGGTGAGGACGCGTTCTTCCGGGGCGTGCAGGCGTACTTCAAGCGGCACGCGTTCGGCAACACCCGCCTGTCCGACCTGCTGGGCGCGCTGGAGGAGACCTCCGGCCGCGACCTGAAGACCTGGTCGAAGGCGTGGCTGGAGACGGCCGGCATCAACGTGCTGCGCCCGGAGATCGAGACGGACGCCGAGGGGGTCGTCACCTCCTTCGCGATCCGCCAGGAGGCCCCGGCGCTGCCGGCCGGCGCGAAGGGCGAGCCGACGCTGCGCCCGCACCGCATCGCGATCGGCGCCTACGACCTCGACGGGAACGGCAAGCTGGTGCGCGGCGACCGCGTCGAGCTGGACGTGGACGGCGAACTGACGGCCGTGCCGCAGCTGGTGGGCAAGCCCCGCCCAGCGGTGCTGCTGCTCAACGACGACGACCTGTCGTACGCCAAGGTCCGCCTGGACGAGCAGTCGCTGGCCGTCGTCACCGAGCACCTCGGTGACTTCACCGAGTCGCTGCCGCGCGCCCTGTGCTGGGCGTCGGCCTGGGACATGACCCGGGACGCGGAGCTGGCGACCCGGGACTACCTGTCGCTGGTCCTGTCGGGCATCGGCAAGGAGTCCGACATCGGCGTGGTGCAGTCGCTGCACCGCCAGGTGAAGCTGGCCATCGACCAGTACGCCGCCCCGACCGCCCGCGAGACGCTGCTCGCCCGCTGGACCGAGGCCACGCTGGCCCACCTGCGGGCCGCCGAGGCGGGCAGCGACCACCAGCTGGCGTGGGCGCGCGCGTTCGCGGCGACGGCCAGGACGCCGGAGCAGCTTGATCTGCTGGACGCGCTGCTGGACGGCACGACGACGATCGAGGGCCTGGCCGTCGACACCGAGCTGCGCTGGGCGTTCGTGCAGCGGCTCGCCGCCGTGGGCCGGTTCGGCGGGTCGGAGATCGCGGCCGAGTACGAGCGGGACCGGACCGCCGCCGGTGAGCGCCACGCGGCCACCGCGCGGGCCGCCCGTCCGACCGAGGCCGCCAAGGCGGAGGCCTGGGAGTCGGTCGTGGAGTCCGACAAGCTGCCGAACGCCGTGCAGGAGTCGGTCATCGCCGGCTTCGTCCAGACCGACCAGCGCGAGCTGCTGGCGCCGTACACGGAGCGGTACTTCGAGGCGCTGAAGGGCGTCTGGGAGTCCCGTTCGCACGAGATGGCGCAGCAGATCGCGGTCGGCCTGTACCCGGCGGTGCAGGTGTCGCAGGAGACCCTGGACCGCACGGACGCCTGGCTGGCCTCCGCCGAGCCGAACGCGGCCCTGCGCCGTCTGGTCTCGGAGTCCCGCTCGGGCGTCGAGCGCGCCCTGCGGGCCCAGGCGGCGGACGCCGCGGCGGCCGGCGAGTAG
- a CDS encoding DMT family transporter, with translation MAVADRRTTTAPLTPAPTHVSAPAAPVALGIGLAVLATVVWSGSFVTSRALGDSVPPVQHAFWRWVVALAVVAPFGARRAWRQRELIRRHLGFVLLASLLGVAVYNTLVNQAGVTTPAANMGMIMAASPVLMAVFERAGGVPLGARRVAGLLVACAGVLLLVGGGASFSAGDLWMIAAACCFGSYSALLRRRPAGLDGAGFLFTTFLCGTVLLLPAQGVSLAVQGGFSPTPDTVLPLLYVGVASSAVAFFAWNKAIALIGPARAGIVYYLQPVCVALLSWALLAEPTGWAQAGCMALILGGVVPGAGARR, from the coding sequence GTGGCCGTAGCCGACCGCCGGACCACCACCGCCCCCCTCACGCCCGCCCCCACCCACGTCTCCGCTCCCGCCGCCCCCGTCGCCCTCGGGATCGGGCTCGCCGTACTCGCCACCGTCGTCTGGTCCGGCAGCTTCGTCACCTCCCGCGCCCTCGGCGACAGCGTCCCGCCCGTCCAGCACGCGTTCTGGCGCTGGGTGGTGGCGCTCGCCGTCGTCGCCCCCTTCGGCGCCCGGCGGGCCTGGCGGCAGCGCGAGCTGATCCGGCGCCACCTCGGCTTCGTCCTCCTCGCCTCCCTGCTCGGCGTGGCCGTCTACAACACCCTTGTCAACCAGGCCGGAGTCACCACCCCCGCCGCCAACATGGGCATGATCATGGCGGCCTCGCCGGTGCTGATGGCGGTCTTCGAGAGGGCGGGCGGCGTACCGCTCGGCGCCCGCCGCGTGGCCGGGCTCCTCGTCGCCTGCGCGGGCGTGCTGCTGCTGGTCGGAGGCGGGGCGTCCTTCTCTGCCGGCGACCTGTGGATGATCGCCGCCGCCTGCTGCTTCGGCTCGTACAGCGCGCTGCTGCGCCGCAGGCCCGCCGGTCTGGACGGTGCGGGGTTCCTCTTCACCACGTTCCTGTGCGGCACGGTCCTGCTGCTGCCCGCCCAGGGCGTCAGCCTCGCCGTCCAGGGCGGATTCAGCCCGACGCCGGACACCGTCCTGCCCCTCCTCTACGTCGGTGTCGCCTCGTCCGCGGTCGCCTTCTTCGCCTGGAACAAGGCGATCGCCCTGATCGGCCCGGCCCGCGCGGGGATCGTCTACTACCTCCAGCCGGTGTGCGTCGCCCTGCTGTCCTGGGCGCTGCTCGCCGAGCCGACCGGCTGGGCGCAGGCCGGCTGCATGGCCCTGATCCTCGGCGGAGTCGTCCCCGGCGCGGGGGCGCGCCGGTGA
- a CDS encoding DUF1203 domain-containing protein — translation MQHRTARPIAPAALRELRTADDAGRAPAAFTDEEGGAPLRCCLRRSRRGERIALVSYAPLRRRAARTGADPGAYDEQGPVFVHAEECAGPETDGLPFTEAHRVLRRYSADGRILGGRLVETPDAFAPALRKAFDDPAVAFVHVRAVEYGCFLYEVGRD, via the coding sequence ATGCAGCATCGCACCGCACGGCCCATCGCACCGGCCGCCCTCAGGGAACTGCGCACCGCCGACGACGCGGGCCGCGCCCCCGCCGCCTTCACCGACGAGGAGGGCGGCGCCCCGCTGCGCTGCTGCCTGCGCCGCAGCCGCCGGGGGGAGAGGATCGCGCTCGTCTCGTACGCCCCGCTGCGGCGCCGGGCCGCCCGGACCGGCGCCGACCCGGGCGCCTACGACGAGCAGGGGCCGGTCTTCGTCCACGCCGAGGAGTGCGCGGGGCCGGAGACGGACGGCCTCCCCTTCACCGAAGCGCACCGCGTCCTGCGCCGCTACTCGGCCGACGGACGCATCCTGGGCGGGCGGCTGGTCGAGACGCCCGACGCCTTCGCGCCCGCCCTCCGAAAAGCGTTCGACGACCCGGCCGTGGCGTTCGTCCACGTCCGGGCCGTCGAGTACGGCTGCTTCCTCTACGAGGTGGGGCGGGACTAG
- a CDS encoding S8 family serine peptidase encodes MTHTPQREPIPGARRAARLTVATGLVAALCAVGPVPVALAADGPGTAPPADASVKSAHDKLGSADADLLAEAKAAGTKHVTMMVATAPGRTEQVAEELDAVGGGSVGRTYDELGYVRATVPTAKADSAIAAAAKLSSVQGIDLRDEIPLDDPTPSADTAKGASHQGRSYPAPDRRTPAENPYNPSFETGAVDFVKKYPKADGRGVTIGVLDSGVDLAHPALQKTTTGERKIVDWVTATDPVVDGDRTWRPMDTAVSGPVFTYGGKTWTAPAGSYRVSTFLESYTTGGDAAGDANRDGDTTDSWGVLYDKAAGTVRVDLNNNGDFADDTPMKPYKDGFQVGYFGTDDPKTDVAERQPFVVEIREDVVRNAAGDKADFVNIGVIEGSHGSHVAGLTAANGLFGGRMDGAAPGAKVVSSRACTWSGGCTNVALTEGMIDLVVNRGVDIVNMSIGGLPALNDGNNARATLYTRLIDTYGVQLVISAGNSGPGANTIGDPSLADKVISVGASVSRETWAANYGSAVSKKYAMMPFSSRGPREDGGFTPTLTAPGAAVNTIQTWMPGAPVPEAGYDLPAGYGMLQGTSMASPQAAGASALLLSAAKQAGVDLTPAKLRTALTSTADRIEGAQAYEQGAGLINVPDAWRAIREGATAHEYTVEAPVDTAIDQFLKTPGRGTGLYDREGGLKAGEKKTYEITLTRTSGADRAIRHELHFENNAGRTFRIVGSDEVRLPLNEPVTVRVEAQPRSQGIKSAVLEVDDPRTEGTDKLVLATVVASAPLAYDFSAGDSVQRNSTESYFVTVPEGAKALEVAMSGLESGSQTRFIALHPYGVPVDNTSTPYCYNNYLDGNGCRPDVRAYADPQPGVWEIEVESRRTSPLLDNPYELDVAVLGAGFEPEVVTVPEAKAGTPADASWKVTNRYAPIEGRLTGGPLGSAETTRPTIRQGEKRTSTVQVPEGAESLDVAIGGVSDAASDLDLTVYDKDGAVVGQSADGDSEESVSLPKPAAGAYTVEVIGYAVPSGTTEYDYRDVYFAASLGSVAVDGSAPVKLGTGASATVTGSVTALAAAPEGREFFGRVQLVNAHGTAAGLGSVRIGKVVP; translated from the coding sequence ATGACCCACACCCCCCAGCGCGAACCGATACCGGGCGCGAGACGCGCGGCCCGCCTGACCGTGGCCACGGGCCTCGTCGCCGCGCTCTGTGCCGTCGGACCGGTACCCGTGGCCCTCGCCGCCGACGGTCCCGGCACCGCCCCGCCGGCCGACGCCTCCGTCAAGAGCGCCCACGACAAGCTCGGTTCCGCCGACGCCGACCTGCTCGCCGAGGCGAAGGCCGCCGGTACGAAGCACGTCACGATGATGGTGGCCACCGCGCCGGGCCGGACCGAGCAGGTGGCGGAGGAACTCGACGCGGTCGGCGGCGGGTCCGTCGGACGCACGTACGACGAGCTGGGCTACGTCCGCGCCACCGTGCCCACCGCGAAGGCCGACTCGGCCATCGCCGCCGCCGCGAAGCTCTCCTCCGTGCAGGGCATCGACCTGCGCGACGAGATCCCGCTGGACGACCCGACACCGAGCGCGGACACCGCGAAGGGCGCCTCGCACCAGGGCCGCTCCTACCCCGCGCCGGACCGCCGGACCCCCGCCGAGAACCCGTACAACCCGTCCTTCGAGACGGGCGCCGTCGACTTCGTGAAGAAGTACCCGAAGGCGGACGGCCGCGGGGTCACCATCGGCGTCCTCGACTCGGGCGTCGACCTCGCCCACCCGGCGCTCCAGAAGACCACCACCGGCGAGCGCAAGATCGTCGACTGGGTCACCGCGACCGACCCGGTCGTCGACGGCGACCGGACCTGGCGCCCGATGGACACCGCCGTCTCGGGACCGGTCTTCACCTACGGCGGCAAAACCTGGACGGCCCCGGCCGGCTCTTACCGGGTCAGCACCTTCCTGGAGTCGTACACCACCGGCGGTGACGCCGCGGGCGACGCCAACCGGGACGGCGACACCACCGACTCCTGGGGCGTCCTCTACGACAAGGCGGCCGGCACCGTCCGCGTCGACCTGAACAACAACGGCGACTTCGCCGACGACACCCCCATGAAGCCGTACAAGGACGGTTTCCAGGTCGGGTACTTCGGCACCGACGACCCGAAGACGGACGTGGCCGAGCGCCAGCCCTTCGTCGTCGAGATCCGCGAGGACGTCGTCCGCAACGCGGCCGGCGACAAGGCCGACTTCGTCAACATCGGCGTCATCGAGGGCTCGCACGGCTCGCACGTGGCCGGCCTCACCGCCGCCAACGGCCTGTTCGGCGGCCGGATGGACGGTGCGGCCCCGGGCGCGAAGGTCGTGTCCTCGCGCGCCTGCACCTGGAGCGGCGGCTGCACCAACGTCGCGCTCACCGAGGGCATGATCGACCTCGTGGTCAACCGGGGCGTCGACATCGTCAACATGTCGATCGGCGGTCTGCCCGCGCTCAACGACGGCAACAACGCGCGCGCCACGCTGTACACGCGCCTCATCGACACCTACGGCGTCCAGCTGGTGATCTCCGCGGGCAACTCCGGCCCCGGCGCCAACACCATCGGCGACCCGTCCCTCGCCGACAAGGTGATCTCCGTCGGCGCCTCCGTCTCCCGTGAGACCTGGGCCGCCAACTACGGCTCCGCGGTGAGCAAGAAGTACGCGATGATGCCGTTCTCCTCGCGCGGCCCGCGTGAGGACGGCGGCTTCACGCCGACGCTCACCGCGCCCGGCGCCGCGGTGAACACCATCCAGACCTGGATGCCCGGCGCGCCGGTCCCCGAGGCGGGCTACGACCTCCCGGCCGGCTACGGCATGCTCCAGGGCACCTCGATGGCGTCCCCGCAGGCCGCCGGCGCCTCCGCGCTGCTGCTGTCGGCCGCGAAGCAGGCGGGCGTCGACCTCACCCCGGCGAAGCTGCGCACGGCGCTGACCTCCACCGCCGACCGCATCGAGGGCGCGCAGGCCTACGAGCAGGGCGCGGGCCTGATCAACGTCCCCGACGCCTGGCGCGCGATCCGCGAGGGCGCGACCGCCCACGAGTACACGGTCGAGGCGCCGGTCGACACCGCGATCGACCAGTTCCTGAAGACCCCCGGCCGCGGCACCGGCCTCTACGACCGTGAGGGCGGCCTGAAGGCCGGGGAGAAGAAGACGTACGAGATCACGCTCACCCGTACCTCCGGCGCCGACCGGGCGATCCGGCACGAGCTGCACTTCGAGAACAACGCCGGGCGCACCTTCCGGATCGTCGGCTCGGACGAGGTGAGGCTGCCGCTGAACGAGCCGGTGACCGTCCGGGTGGAGGCGCAGCCGCGCTCGCAGGGCATCAAGAGCGCGGTCCTCGAGGTCGACGACCCGCGCACCGAGGGCACCGACAAGCTGGTCCTGGCCACGGTCGTGGCCTCGGCCCCGCTCGCGTACGACTTCTCCGCCGGGGACTCCGTGCAGCGCAACAGCACCGAGTCGTACTTCGTGACCGTCCCCGAGGGCGCGAAGGCGCTCGAAGTGGCGATGAGCGGACTGGAGAGCGGCAGCCAGACCCGGTTCATCGCCCTCCACCCGTACGGCGTCCCGGTCGACAACACCTCCACGCCGTACTGCTACAACAACTACCTCGACGGCAACGGCTGCCGGCCCGACGTGCGCGCGTACGCCGACCCGCAGCCCGGCGTCTGGGAGATCGAGGTCGAGTCGCGGCGCACCTCACCGCTGCTGGACAACCCGTACGAGCTGGACGTCGCCGTCCTCGGCGCCGGCTTCGAGCCGGAGGTCGTGACCGTGCCCGAGGCGAAGGCCGGCACCCCGGCCGACGCCTCCTGGAAGGTGACGAACCGGTACGCCCCGATCGAGGGCAGGCTGACCGGCGGGCCGCTGGGCTCGGCCGAGACGACCCGTCCGACGATCCGGCAGGGTGAGAAGCGGACCTCCACGGTCCAGGTGCCCGAGGGTGCCGAGTCGCTGGACGTGGCCATCGGCGGCGTCTCCGACGCCGCCTCCGACCTGGACCTGACGGTCTACGACAAGGACGGCGCCGTCGTCGGCCAGTCCGCCGACGGCGACTCGGAGGAGTCGGTCTCCCTGCCGAAGCCGGCCGCCGGCGCCTACACCGTCGAGGTCATCGGCTACGCGGTGCCGTCGGGCACCACGGAGTACGACTACCGGGACGTGTACTTCGCCGCGTCCCTCGGCTCGGTCGCGGTGGACGGCTCGGCGCCGGTGAAGCTCGGTACGGGCGCCTCGGCGACGGTCACCGGCAGCGTCACGGCGCTGGCCGCGGCCCCCGAGGGCCGTGAGTTCTTCGGCCGGGTCCAGCTGGTGAACGCCCACGGCACCGCCGCGGGCCTCGGCAGCGTGCGGATCGGGAAGGTCGTGCCGTAG
- a CDS encoding LysR family transcriptional regulator has protein sequence MADWDIRKLQILRTLRERGTVTATAEALRMTPSAVSQQLTNLARQLGVELLRAQGRRVRLTDAAHLVLRHADAVFERLEKADADLAAHLRGEAGEVRVGAFSTAVPALVVPAVTALRATHPDIAVRVREAEAQEAYELLAARDVDLALSLAAHAPTAADPRFTRVPLLADPLDVALPGDHPLAGAPGLRLADLATEPWIFGGSGPWSDITRGACEAAGFRPEQAHTAAGWTAILAMVGAGMGVALVPRTAAVPRDGVVMRELRADRPVRHVVAAVRRGAETGTAVGRVLEALRTAAAPRPAGPRAPSAPG, from the coding sequence ATGGCCGACTGGGACATCCGCAAACTGCAGATCCTGCGGACGCTGCGGGAACGGGGCACGGTGACCGCGACGGCCGAGGCGCTGCGCATGACACCGTCCGCCGTCTCCCAGCAGCTGACGAACCTCGCCAGGCAGCTGGGGGTGGAGCTGCTGCGGGCCCAGGGCCGGCGGGTCCGGCTCACGGACGCGGCCCACCTGGTGCTGCGGCACGCCGACGCCGTGTTCGAGCGGCTGGAGAAGGCCGACGCGGACCTCGCGGCCCACCTCCGCGGAGAGGCCGGCGAGGTGCGGGTGGGCGCCTTCTCCACCGCCGTGCCCGCCCTGGTCGTGCCGGCCGTGACCGCGTTGCGGGCGACCCACCCCGACATCGCGGTGCGGGTGCGGGAGGCGGAGGCGCAGGAGGCGTACGAGCTGCTGGCCGCCCGGGACGTGGACCTCGCCCTGTCCCTGGCGGCCCACGCGCCCACCGCCGCCGACCCGCGGTTCACCCGCGTCCCGCTCCTCGCCGACCCGCTGGACGTCGCCCTGCCCGGCGACCACCCGCTGGCCGGCGCGCCGGGGCTGCGGCTGGCCGACCTCGCCACCGAGCCGTGGATCTTCGGCGGCAGCGGGCCCTGGTCCGACATCACGCGCGGAGCCTGCGAGGCGGCCGGGTTCCGGCCGGAGCAGGCGCACACGGCGGCCGGCTGGACGGCGATCCTCGCGATGGTCGGGGCGGGCATGGGCGTCGCCCTGGTGCCGCGGACGGCCGCGGTGCCGCGGGACGGGGTGGTCATGCGCGAGCTGCGCGCCGACCGTCCGGTCCGGCACGTCGTGGCGGCCGTGCGCAGGGGCGCGGAGACGGGAACGGCGGTGGGCAGGGTGCTGGAGGCGCTCCGAACGGCCGCCGCCCCCCGCCCCGCCGGACCGCGGGCCCCCTCGGCCCCCGGGTAG
- a CDS encoding EamA family transporter — translation MPANRPFLITLTALAPVSWGTTYAVTTEFLPPDRPLFTALMRALPAGLLLLALARVLPRGVWWWRASALGALNIGVFLPLLFLAAYRLPGGTAAAVGSVGPLFVVGLSALLLGQRPAGRPVLAGVVAAFGVSLVVLKGAGALDTLGVLAALASTVSMSAGIVLTQRWGRPEGVGPLALTGWQLTAGGLLIAPLALLAEGPPPALDGAAVGGYLYLALANTAVAYWLWFRGIGRLTATQVTFLGPLSPLTAAVVGWAALGEELTPVQMAGMALAFAATLAGQLAPGARAAAPGEPFSSPSRNGRKDSMDLTGSALRR, via the coding sequence ATGCCCGCGAACCGTCCCTTTCTCATCACCCTGACCGCGCTCGCCCCCGTCTCCTGGGGCACCACCTACGCCGTGACCACCGAGTTCCTGCCGCCGGACCGGCCGCTGTTCACCGCGCTGATGCGCGCCCTGCCCGCCGGTCTCCTGCTGCTCGCCCTCGCCCGGGTGCTGCCGCGCGGAGTCTGGTGGTGGCGGGCCTCGGCGCTGGGCGCGCTGAACATCGGGGTCTTCCTCCCGCTGCTGTTCCTCGCCGCGTACCGGCTGCCGGGCGGCACGGCCGCCGCGGTCGGCTCGGTCGGCCCGCTGTTCGTCGTCGGGCTCTCGGCGCTCCTGCTGGGGCAGCGGCCCGCCGGCCGGCCCGTGCTCGCCGGCGTCGTCGCCGCGTTCGGCGTCAGCCTCGTGGTCCTGAAGGGGGCCGGCGCGCTGGACACGCTCGGCGTGCTGGCGGCGCTCGCGTCCACCGTCTCCATGTCGGCCGGCATCGTGCTGACCCAGCGGTGGGGCCGTCCCGAGGGCGTCGGCCCGCTCGCGCTGACCGGCTGGCAGCTGACCGCGGGCGGCCTGCTCATCGCCCCGCTCGCCCTCCTGGCCGAGGGCCCCCCGCCCGCGCTGGACGGCGCGGCGGTCGGCGGCTACCTCTACCTGGCGCTGGCCAACACGGCCGTGGCGTACTGGCTCTGGTTCCGTGGCATCGGGCGGCTCACCGCCACCCAGGTCACCTTCCTCGGCCCGCTGTCCCCGCTGACCGCCGCCGTCGTCGGGTGGGCGGCACTCGGTGAGGAGCTGACGCCGGTGCAGATGGCGGGCATGGCACTGGCGTTCGCGGCGACCCTGGCGGGCCAGCTCGCACCGGGCGCGAGGGCCGCCGCCCCGGGGGAACCTTTCAGTTCTCCTTCACGGAACGGTCGAAAAGATTCGATGGACCTGACGGGTTCGGCGCTGCGACGGTAG
- a CDS encoding RNA polymerase sigma factor produces the protein MAVLRRRARRGQGDAVLDDPLDAAQERRVRAVLALGGVPQADLPDGVQQVRLRLLERTASGRQAPRDVSAWAAVVASNLAMDWHRARRRQDRLGERLAALRQTEHPSGEDTSVLSLAVAQGLDELPDAQRQVVVLRFYADLPVRGIAEELGIPEGTVKSRLHTAVRALRARLHEDEVV, from the coding sequence GTGGCTGTGCTGCGCAGAAGGGCCCGCCGCGGCCAGGGGGACGCCGTGCTCGACGACCCCCTGGACGCGGCCCAGGAACGCCGGGTGCGGGCGGTGCTCGCGCTCGGCGGGGTGCCGCAGGCGGACCTGCCGGACGGGGTGCAGCAGGTCCGCCTGCGGCTGCTGGAGCGCACGGCGAGCGGACGGCAGGCACCGCGGGACGTGTCCGCGTGGGCGGCTGTCGTCGCCTCCAACCTGGCCATGGACTGGCACCGGGCCAGGCGCCGCCAGGACCGGCTGGGCGAACGCCTCGCCGCCCTGCGCCAGACGGAGCACCCCTCCGGGGAGGACACCAGCGTGCTCTCCCTCGCCGTAGCCCAGGGCCTGGACGAGCTGCCCGACGCCCAGCGTCAGGTCGTCGTCCTGCGCTTCTACGCCGATCTGCCGGTGCGCGGCATCGCCGAGGAGCTGGGGATACCCGAGGGCACGGTCAAGAGCAGGCTGCACACGGCGGTACGGGCGCTGCGGGCCCGCCTGCACGAGGACGAGGTGGTGTGA
- a CDS encoding aspartate-semialdehyde dehydrogenase: MRVGIVGATGQVGTVMRRILTERDFPVTELRLFASARSAGKELDGVTVEDAATADYSGLDIVLFSAGGATSKALAEKVAAQGPVVIDNSSAWRRDPEVPLVVSEVNPHAIADRPKGIIANPNCTTMAAMPVLRPLHAEAGLEALVVATYQAVSGSGLAGVDELFEQVQKVGADAPKLTHDGSAVEFPKPDKYVAPIAYNVLPLAGSIVDDGLHETDEEQKLRNESRKILEIPELKVSGTCVRVPVFSGHSLQINARFARPISVERAKELLAGAPGVALAEVPTPLEAAGQDPSYVGRIRRDETVDNGLALFVSNDNLRKGAALNAVQIAELVAAELKG, from the coding sequence GTGAGGGTCGGAATCGTCGGAGCCACCGGTCAGGTCGGCACGGTCATGCGCAGGATCCTCACGGAGCGCGACTTCCCGGTCACCGAGCTGCGCCTGTTCGCCTCGGCCCGCAGCGCCGGCAAGGAGCTGGACGGTGTGACGGTGGAGGACGCGGCCACCGCCGACTACTCCGGCCTGGACATCGTGCTGTTCTCCGCGGGCGGCGCCACCTCCAAGGCGCTGGCCGAGAAGGTCGCCGCCCAGGGCCCGGTCGTGATCGACAACAGCTCCGCCTGGCGCCGCGACCCCGAGGTCCCCCTGGTGGTCTCCGAGGTGAACCCGCACGCGATCGCCGACCGCCCCAAGGGCATCATCGCCAACCCGAACTGCACCACGATGGCCGCCATGCCGGTGCTGCGTCCGCTGCACGCCGAGGCGGGCCTCGAGGCGCTGGTCGTCGCCACCTACCAGGCCGTGTCCGGTTCTGGTCTGGCCGGCGTGGACGAGCTGTTCGAGCAGGTCCAGAAGGTCGGCGCGGACGCGCCCAAGCTCACCCACGACGGCTCGGCGGTGGAGTTCCCGAAGCCGGACAAGTACGTGGCGCCGATCGCGTACAACGTGCTGCCGCTGGCCGGCTCGATCGTCGACGACGGACTGCACGAGACCGACGAGGAGCAGAAGCTCCGCAACGAGTCCCGCAAGATCCTGGAGATCCCGGAGCTGAAGGTCTCCGGCACCTGCGTGCGCGTGCCCGTCTTCAGTGGTCACTCCCTGCAGATCAACGCCCGTTTCGCCCGCCCGATCAGCGTCGAGCGCGCCAAGGAGCTGCTGGCCGGTGCCCCCGGCGTCGCGCTCGCCGAGGTGCCGACCCCGCTGGAGGCGGCCGGCCAGGACCCCTCGTACGTGGGCCGCATCCGCCGGGACGAGACCGTCGACAACGGCCTGGCCCTGTTCGTCTCCAACGACAACCTGCGCAAGGGCGCGGCGCTGAACGCGGTGCAGATCGCGGAGCTGGTGGCGGCGGAGCTGAAGGGCTAG